In Streptomyces sp. NBC_01551, one DNA window encodes the following:
- a CDS encoding exodeoxyribonuclease III, protein MLTVTSVNVNGIRAAAKKGFVPWLAGSDADVVCLQEVRAEEGQIPDEARVPEGWHTVFAPSAVKGRAGVAVYSRREPERVRVGFGSVEFDTAGRYLEVDLPGVTVASLYLPSGEAGTEKQDEKYRFMGEFLAYLKELRERAAAEGREVVVCGDWNICHQEADLKNWKTNRKNAGFLPEEREWLGQVYEQAGYVDVVRALHPDTEGPYSWWSYRGRAFDNDAGWRIDLQVATPGLAERAVKAFVERAETHPERWSDHAPVTVVYELGV, encoded by the coding sequence ATGCTCACCGTGACCTCCGTGAATGTGAATGGGATCCGCGCCGCCGCCAAGAAGGGCTTCGTGCCGTGGCTCGCCGGGTCGGACGCCGACGTGGTGTGCCTCCAGGAGGTACGGGCCGAAGAGGGGCAGATCCCGGACGAGGCACGGGTTCCCGAGGGCTGGCACACCGTGTTCGCGCCGTCCGCCGTCAAGGGCCGGGCCGGGGTCGCGGTCTACTCGCGGCGCGAGCCGGAGCGGGTGCGGGTCGGGTTCGGGAGTGTGGAATTCGACACGGCGGGCCGGTACCTCGAAGTGGATCTCCCCGGGGTGACCGTGGCCAGCCTGTACCTGCCCTCCGGTGAGGCCGGGACCGAGAAGCAGGACGAGAAGTACCGGTTCATGGGGGAGTTCCTCGCCTACCTGAAGGAACTGCGGGAGCGGGCCGCCGCCGAGGGGCGCGAGGTCGTGGTGTGCGGTGACTGGAACATCTGCCACCAGGAAGCCGACCTGAAGAACTGGAAGACCAACCGCAAGAACGCCGGGTTCCTCCCCGAGGAGCGGGAGTGGCTCGGCCAGGTCTACGAGCAGGCCGGGTACGTGGACGTGGTGCGGGCACTGCATCCGGACACGGAGGGGCCGTACTCCTGGTGGTCCTACCGGGGCCGGGCCTTCGACAACGACGCCGGGTGGCGGATCGACCTCCAGGTCGCGACCCCGGGGCTGGCCGAGCGGGCCGTGAAGGCGTTCGTGGAGCGGGCCGAGACGCACCCTGAGCGGTGGTCCGACCACGCGCCCGTGACGGTCGTCTACGAGCTCGGGGTCTGA
- a CDS encoding alpha/beta fold hydrolase gives MTRLTHVTSGPYAPPVARRELTAVSADGSRLHAEVHGDEDAPAVVLAHGWTCSTAFWAAQIRALAADYRVIAYDQRGHGRSPASRTHSTTALADDLVAVLGATLAPGERAVVAGHSMGGMTIMAAAGRPEFAEHAAAALLCSTGSSRLVAQALVVPLRAGRARTRITGAVLGSRAPLGPVTPVARTVLKYATMGPGSAPDRVEACARIVHACPTGVRRAWSQVLAGLDLDADLAALTVPTAVIGGTGDRLTPVVHARALAAALPNCVGLTELTGMGHMTPIEAPEAVTNAVRDLTALYLDTTDKEKTP, from the coding sequence GTGACCCGGCTGACCCATGTGACCAGCGGGCCCTACGCCCCGCCCGTCGCGCGCCGCGAGCTCACCGCCGTCTCCGCCGACGGGTCCCGGCTGCACGCGGAGGTGCACGGGGACGAGGACGCCCCGGCCGTGGTGCTCGCGCACGGCTGGACCTGCTCCACCGCCTTCTGGGCCGCGCAGATACGGGCGCTGGCCGCCGACTACCGGGTCATCGCCTACGACCAGCGCGGCCACGGCCGAAGCCCCGCCTCCCGTACGCACAGCACCACCGCCCTCGCCGACGACCTGGTCGCGGTGCTGGGGGCCACCCTCGCCCCCGGCGAGCGCGCGGTCGTCGCCGGGCACTCGATGGGCGGCATGACGATCATGGCCGCCGCCGGGCGGCCGGAGTTCGCCGAGCACGCCGCCGCCGCGCTGCTGTGCAGCACCGGCAGCTCGCGGCTGGTCGCGCAGGCCCTGGTCGTGCCGCTGCGCGCCGGGCGCGCGAGGACCCGTATCACCGGCGCGGTACTCGGCTCGCGCGCCCCGCTCGGACCGGTCACGCCGGTCGCCCGCACGGTGCTCAAGTACGCGACCATGGGCCCCGGATCGGCGCCCGACCGGGTAGAGGCCTGCGCCCGGATCGTGCACGCGTGCCCGACCGGCGTGCGCCGCGCCTGGTCCCAGGTGCTGGCGGGGCTGGACCTGGACGCGGACCTGGCCGCGCTCACCGTGCCGACCGCCGTCATCGGCGGCACCGGCGACCGGCTCACCCCCGTCGTGCACGCCCGCGCCCTCGCGGCCGCCCTCCCGAACTGCGTCGGGCTCACCGAGCTCACCGGCATGGGGCACATGACCCCGATCGAGGCCCCCGAGGCCGTGACCAACGCCGTGCGCGACCTGACCGCGCTGTACCTCGACACCACCGACAAGGAGAAGACGCCGTGA
- a CDS encoding MerR family transcriptional regulator, with protein sequence MDTDAEAEAGTAVREYRTEELAEAAGIPVRTLRFYRERKLLPPPRREGRIAWYDDHHLARLRTIAALLERGHTLGGIAELTAAFENGRDVGQLGELLGIGWSEETPVRLSPEALADYFEGEVTPENLAASLDLGYLATDGDAIVHVSRRLLDVSSALVREGVPLSAVLETGRRVREHADAMAAVFTELITAHIGEDAVARLRPLAKSVVEAELTMAMDRLRAPAAPDQRRPDQTPSS encoded by the coding sequence ATGGATACGGACGCGGAAGCGGAAGCGGGGACGGCAGTGCGTGAGTACCGCACGGAGGAACTGGCCGAGGCGGCCGGCATCCCCGTCCGCACCCTGCGCTTCTACCGGGAGCGCAAACTGCTCCCGCCGCCGCGCCGCGAGGGCCGGATCGCCTGGTACGACGACCACCACCTGGCCCGGCTGCGCACCATCGCCGCGCTCCTGGAGCGGGGCCACACCCTCGGCGGCATCGCCGAGCTCACCGCCGCGTTCGAGAACGGCCGCGACGTCGGCCAGCTCGGCGAGCTGCTCGGCATCGGCTGGTCCGAGGAGACCCCGGTACGCCTGTCGCCCGAGGCCCTGGCCGACTACTTCGAGGGCGAGGTCACCCCGGAGAACCTGGCGGCCTCCCTGGACCTCGGCTACCTCGCCACCGACGGCGACGCGATCGTGCACGTCAGCCGCCGCCTGCTGGACGTCTCCTCGGCGCTGGTCCGCGAGGGCGTCCCGCTGTCGGCCGTCCTGGAGACGGGCCGCCGGGTCCGCGAGCACGCGGACGCGATGGCCGCCGTGTTCACCGAGCTGATCACCGCCCACATCGGGGAGGACGCCGTCGCGCGGCTGCGGCCGCTGGCCAAGAGCGTGGTCGAGGCGGAGCTCACCATGGCGATGGACCGCCTGCGGGCCCCGGCCGCGCCGGACCAGCGGCGCCCGGATCAGACCCCGAGCTCGTAG
- a CDS encoding NAD(P)/FAD-dependent oxidoreductase: MGGKGERAREHGHVGEHVREHVRVAVIGSGFGGLGAAVRLRREGITDFVVLERADSVGGTWRDNSYPGCACDVPSHLYSFSFAPNPDWPRTFSGQPAIRAYLEHVADTFGLRPHIRLDSEVRMMRWDADALRWEIETSGGSLTADVVVSATGPLSDPKMPEIPGLAEFPGKVFHSARWDHDYDLRGKRVAMIGTGASAIQIVPAIAPDVARLTLFQRTAPWVMPRTDRAISTVERWLHRQLPFTRAARRGLLWGIRELQVSAFTKRPNQLGLIESLAKANMARSIKDPQLRAKLTPSYRIGCKRILLSSEYYPALARPNVDLVASGLKEIRGNTLVAADGTETEVDAIVFGTGFHVTDMPIADRVVGAEGRTLADHWKDGMQSLRGATAAGFPNWMTIIGPNTGLGNSSMILMIESQLNYMADYLRQLDTLGGRVALAARPSAVNRWNRQVQARMQRTVWNTGGCTSWYLDAQGRNTTVWPGTTGEFRRETRGVDLAEYEVVRNPERVPVPVAGAAAVAGEGAA, translated from the coding sequence ATGGGCGGCAAGGGCGAGCGCGCGCGGGAGCACGGGCACGTGGGGGAGCACGTTCGGGAGCACGTGCGGGTGGCGGTGATCGGGTCCGGGTTCGGCGGGCTGGGCGCCGCCGTGCGGCTGCGGCGCGAGGGGATCACGGACTTCGTCGTACTGGAACGGGCCGACTCCGTCGGCGGGACCTGGCGGGACAACAGCTACCCCGGGTGCGCCTGTGACGTGCCGTCCCACCTGTACTCCTTCTCCTTCGCGCCCAACCCCGACTGGCCCCGGACCTTCTCCGGGCAGCCCGCCATCCGGGCGTACCTGGAGCACGTCGCCGACACCTTCGGGCTGCGACCGCACATCCGGCTGGACTCCGAGGTCCGGATGATGCGCTGGGACGCGGACGCGCTGCGCTGGGAGATCGAGACCTCCGGCGGATCGCTGACCGCCGACGTGGTGGTGTCCGCGACCGGGCCGCTGTCCGACCCGAAGATGCCGGAGATCCCCGGGCTCGCCGAGTTCCCCGGCAAGGTCTTCCACTCCGCCCGCTGGGACCACGACTACGACCTGCGCGGCAAGCGCGTCGCCATGATCGGGACGGGCGCCTCCGCCATCCAGATCGTGCCCGCCATCGCCCCCGACGTGGCCCGCCTCACGCTCTTCCAGCGCACCGCGCCCTGGGTGATGCCCCGTACCGACCGGGCGATCTCCACCGTCGAGCGCTGGTTGCACCGCCAGCTGCCGTTCACCCGGGCCGCCCGCCGCGGGCTGCTGTGGGGGATCAGGGAGCTCCAGGTCAGTGCCTTCACCAAGCGGCCGAACCAGCTCGGGCTGATCGAATCGCTGGCCAAGGCGAACATGGCGCGCTCGATCAAGGACCCGCAGCTGCGGGCCAAGCTGACGCCCTCGTACCGGATCGGCTGCAAGCGGATCCTGCTCTCCAGCGAGTACTACCCGGCGCTGGCCCGCCCGAACGTGGACCTGGTCGCCTCCGGCCTCAAGGAGATCCGGGGCAACACGCTGGTCGCCGCCGACGGGACCGAGACCGAGGTCGACGCGATCGTCTTCGGCACCGGGTTCCACGTGACGGACATGCCGATCGCCGACCGGGTGGTGGGCGCGGAGGGCCGGACCCTCGCCGACCACTGGAAGGACGGCATGCAGTCGCTGCGCGGGGCGACGGCGGCGGGCTTCCCCAACTGGATGACGATCATCGGGCCCAACACCGGGCTCGGGAACAGCTCGATGATCCTGATGATCGAGTCACAGCTGAACTACATGGCGGACTACCTGCGCCAGCTCGACACCCTCGGCGGGCGGGTCGCGCTCGCCGCCCGGCCGTCGGCCGTGAACCGGTGGAACCGGCAGGTCCAGGCCCGGATGCAGCGCACCGTCTGGAACACCGGCGGCTGCACCAGCTGGTACCTGGACGCGCAGGGCCGCAACACGACCGTCTGGCCGGGCACGACCGGCGAGTTCCGCCGCGAGACCCGGGGGGTGGACCTGGCCGAGTACGAGGTCGTGCGGAACCCGGAGCGCGTGCCGGTCCCGGTCGCCGGGGCCGCTGCCGTGGCCGGGGAGGGGGCGGCGTGA
- a CDS encoding SDR family oxidoreductase, with amino-acid sequence MSARRSLEGQVAVVTGAARGVGELLARKLSARGAKVALVGLEPEALKEVSERLHTDSDHWYADVTDHEAMAQVAEEVKRRFGKVDVVVANAGVAAGGPFADSDPQAWRRVIEVNLIGGAVTARAFLPVLTESRGYFLQIASLAAITPAPMMTAYCASKSGVEAFAHCLRAEVGYKGVKVGVGYLSWTDTDMVRGADQDEVMRELRQRLPWPSNRTYPLGPAVDRIVAGIERRSPHVYAQWWLRGMQGVRGYLPGVIATVGQREMKRFEPRLAGVSRGLVGAGGAADEKARTDTDTQRH; translated from the coding sequence GTGAGCGCTCGCAGGAGTCTGGAAGGCCAGGTCGCCGTCGTCACCGGCGCCGCCCGCGGGGTCGGCGAGCTGCTCGCCCGCAAACTGTCCGCGCGCGGCGCGAAGGTGGCGCTCGTCGGTCTGGAGCCCGAGGCCCTCAAGGAGGTGTCCGAGCGGCTGCACACCGACAGCGACCACTGGTACGCCGACGTCACCGACCACGAGGCGATGGCCCAAGTCGCCGAGGAGGTCAAGCGGCGCTTCGGCAAGGTGGACGTCGTCGTCGCCAACGCGGGCGTGGCCGCGGGCGGGCCGTTCGCGGACTCCGACCCGCAGGCCTGGCGCCGGGTGATCGAGGTCAACCTGATCGGCGGGGCGGTGACCGCCCGCGCCTTCCTGCCCGTACTGACGGAGAGCCGCGGCTACTTCCTCCAGATCGCCTCGCTCGCCGCCATCACCCCGGCGCCGATGATGACGGCGTACTGCGCCTCCAAGTCCGGCGTCGAGGCCTTCGCGCACTGCCTGCGCGCCGAGGTCGGGTACAAGGGCGTCAAGGTGGGCGTCGGCTACCTCTCCTGGACCGACACCGACATGGTGCGCGGCGCCGACCAGGACGAGGTGATGCGGGAGCTGCGTCAGAGGCTGCCGTGGCCGTCGAACCGGACGTACCCGCTGGGCCCGGCCGTCGACCGGATCGTGGCCGGCATCGAGCGTCGCTCGCCGCACGTGTACGCGCAGTGGTGGCTGCGCGGGATGCAGGGCGTGCGCGGCTACCTGCCGGGGGTGATCGCGACCGTCGGGCAGCGCGAGATGAAGCGGTTCGAGCCCAGGCTGGCCGGCGTCTCGCG
- a CDS encoding GNAT family N-acetyltransferase — protein sequence MSHGIQLRAVPYDHPDALKLNDQVQLEYQERYDGEGDVTFLDPAMFAPPRGLYLLAYDAQDAPVASGGWRSQDLNDEGYSDGDAELKRMYVIPEARGLGLARRILAALEADAGAAGRVRMVLETGDQQPEAIALYLSSGYTLSEKFGHYRFHDSSRCMTKPLRASS from the coding sequence ATGTCTCACGGGATCCAGCTCCGCGCCGTGCCGTACGACCACCCGGACGCGCTCAAGCTCAACGACCAGGTCCAGCTCGAATACCAGGAGCGGTACGACGGCGAGGGCGACGTCACGTTCCTCGACCCGGCGATGTTCGCTCCGCCGCGCGGGCTGTACCTGCTGGCGTACGACGCCCAGGACGCGCCCGTGGCCAGCGGCGGCTGGCGCAGCCAGGACCTCAACGACGAGGGCTACTCGGACGGCGACGCCGAACTGAAGCGCATGTACGTCATACCGGAGGCCCGCGGCCTCGGCCTCGCGCGGCGCATCCTGGCGGCCCTGGAGGCGGACGCCGGCGCGGCGGGCCGCGTGCGCATGGTCCTGGAAACGGGCGACCAGCAGCCGGAGGCGATCGCCCTCTACCTCTCCTCGGGCTACACCCTGTCCGAGAAGTTCGGCCACTACCGCTTCCACGACTCAAGCCGCTGCATGACGAAACCCCTGCGCGCCTCTTCCTGA